In Pseudomonadales bacterium, the sequence ATGGGCTGTCGACCATGAAGCAGCAATAGCGGCATTTTCTTTGCTTTAAAAACGCGAATTGAAATTCAGCAGGTGAGATCGGCGATGACTGAACCTTCAATGGAGATGTTGTGGCGCAGTGGGCATATCTCTGGCGGCAATGCCAACTATGTCGAGGCGCTTTACGACAGCTATCTGCGCGACCCCAACAGTGTGCCCGAGGCGTGGCGAAACTACTTCGACTCGCTGCCGCAGGTGGCGAATGTGGTGGTGCAGGATGTGCCCCATTCGACGATCCGTGAGCAGTTTCTGCAAATCGGACGACAGGCGCATCGCGGCGAATTGGCGCTGGCTGCCGACCGTGACCATCAGCAGCTCCAGGTCAGGGTGCTGCAACTGATCGATGCCTATCGCCATCGGGGGCATCAGAAGGCGCGGCTCGACCCGCTGGGCCTGCAGCAGCGGCCGGCCGTGCCCGATCTGGAGCTGACCTACCATGGCCTGTCGGCCGCGGATTTCTCCACCCGGTTCCAGACTGGTGCACCGTCGCTGGCGCAAGGCGAAGCCACGCTGAAGGAGATCGTCGAGGCGCTGGAACAGACCTACTGCCAGACCGTGGGCGTCGAGTACATGCACATCGTCGACAGCCAGCAGAAGCTCTGGCTGCAACAGCGGCTGGAGAGCGTTCGCTCCCATCCCGACTACAGCGTCGAGGTGAAGCACCACCTGCTGGAGCGGCTGGTCGCGGCTGAGGGGCTGGAGAAGCTGCTGGGATCGCGCTTTCCCGGCACCAAGCGCTTTGGGCTGGAGGGTGGAGAGAGCCTGATCCCGCTGGTCGATGCACTGATTCAGCGCGCGGGAGGCTACGGCGCCAAGGAGATCGTGATCGGCATGGCCCACCGTGGTCGCTTGAACGTACTGGTCAACAACTTCGGCAAGAATCCTGCCGAACTGTTCGAGGAGTTCGAGGGGCTGCATGCCCATGGTGCCGGCTCCGGCGACGTCAAGTACCATCAGGGCTTCTCTTCCAATGTGATGACATCGGTCGGACAGACCCATCTGGCGCTGCTGTTCAACCCTTCGCACCTGGAGATCGTCACCCCGGTCGTCGCCGGATCGGTGCGGGCACGGCAGGACCGCCGCAACGACCCGCTGGGCAACCAGGTGGTGCCGGTGGCGATCCATGGCGATGCCGCTTTTGCCGGCCAGGGGGTGGTGATGGAGACGCTGCAGATGTCGCAGGTGCGTGGTTACCGCATCGGCGGCACCATTCACATCATCGTCAACAACCAGGTCGGTTTCACCACCAGTCGGGCCGATGATGCCCGCTCCACCGAGTACTGCACCGACGTGGCCAAGATGGTGCAGGCACCGATCTTCCATGTGAATGGCGATGACCCCGAGGCGGTGCTGTTCGTGACCCAGTTGGCGGTCGACTACCGCGAAACCTTCAGGCGTGATGTGGTGATCGACATGGTCTGTTACCGCCGCCGTGGCCACAACGAAGCCGACGAGCCTTCCGGCACCCAGCCGCTGATGTACGCCAAGATCCGCACGCTGCCGAGCACGATGCAGCTCTACTCCGACAGGCTGGTCAACAGCGGGGTGATCAGCCGCGAGCTGGTCGATGCCTGGATCGCCGACTACCGCAAGGCGCTGGAGGAGGGCAGGCATGTCGCCAAGAGTCTGGTCACCGAACCCAATCTCAAGCTATTCGTCGACTGGACACCCTACCTCGGCCATGACTACTGGTCGGCCACCGCCGACACCCGTTTCGAATTGAGGCAGCTGCAACAGCTGGCGGCGGAGGTCTGCAAGGTGCCCGAGGGGGTGGTGGTGCAGAAACAGGTGGACAAGATCATCGACGATCGCCGCAAGATGATCGCCGGTGCACTGCCGCTGAACTGGGGTTTTGCCGAGACGATGGCCTATGCCACCCTGTTGACCGAGGGCCATCCGGTGCGGCTGATGGGGCAGGACAGCGGTCGGGGCACCTTTTCGCACCGGCACGCGGTGATTCATAACCAGAAAGATGGATCGCCCCATGTGCCGCTGGCGAACATTCCGGGCGTGACGGCACGCTTCACGCTGCATGATTCATTGCTGTCGGAAGAGGCAGCGCTGGCCTTCGAGTATGGCTACGCCACCACCAATCCGCGGGCACTGGTGATCTGGGAGGCGCAGTTCGGCGACTTCGTCAATGGCGCCCAGGTGGTGATCGACCAGTTCATCGCCAGTGGCGAGACCAAGTGGGGGCGTCTCTGCGGTCTGGTGATGTTCCTGCCGCACGGCTATGAAGGGCAGGGGCCCGAGCACTCCTCGGCGCGGCTGGAGCGCTTCATGCAGCTCTGTGCCGAGCACAACATCCAGGTCTGCATTCCAACGACGCCGGCACAGATCTTCCATCTGCTGCGGCGACAGATGCTGAGACCACTGCGCAAGCCGCTGATCGTGATGACGCCCAAGAGCCTGCTGCGGCACAAGCTGGCCATCTCGTCGCTGGAGGATCTGGCCGAGGGCGAGTTCAAGCTGGTGATTCCAGAGAGCGTCCCGCTCGAGGCCAGTCAGGTCAGGCGGATCGTGCTGTGCAGCGGCAAGGTCTACTACGATCTGATCGAGGCGCGCGAAGCGGCGCAGCGCGAGGATGCCGCGGTGATCCGCATCGAGCAGTTCTACCCCTTTCCACATGAGCAGCTGCAACAGGCGATGGCCCCCTTCGCACAGGCGCAGCAGGTGATCTGGTGCCAGGAAGAGCCGATGAATCAAGGGGTCTGGTACAGCAGCCAGCATCACATGAGCCATGTCCTGGGCCGGCTCAATCCAGGCTGGAAGCTCGACTATGTCGGCCGTGAGGCCTCGGCGGCACCGGCGACCGGTTACCTGAGCCTGCATGTCGAGCAACAGCAGCGGCTGGTCAAAGAGGCCCTGGGGCTCTGATCGATTCAATGATTTGCACTGATGACAGGAACAACCATGATGCTGGAAATTAAAGCGCCGAGTTTTCCGGAGTCGATCTCCGACGGTACTGTGGCCACTTGGCACAAGAAGGTGGGCGAGGCGGTGTTGCGCGATGAAGTGCTCGTCGACATCGAAACCGACAAGGTGGTGATGGAGGTGGTGGCACCGGCGGATGGCCGGTTGAGCGAAATCCTGAAGCCGGAGGGTGAGACGGTGCTCAGCACCGAGCTGATCGGACTGTTCGAGGCAGGCAGTGCCCTGACCGGGACGCAGCCCAGTGCCGAACCGCCGGCAGCGGCCGCCGCGCAATCGCAGCAACCGCTGGTCAATCCTGCCGCCCGCCGACTGGTGCAGGCGCATGGGTTGACGCCGGAGCAGATCGCCGCCACCGGCAAGGGGGGGCGTCTCACCAAGGGCGATGTGTTGCAGCATCTCGAACAGGGTCAGCCGCCGGCGCAACCGGTACCGGCTGTTTCTACCGCCACCTCGCCGCGTGCCGCCGAACCGGCTGTCGTGGCCGAGTCGGGTGCGCGGATCGAAAAGCGCGTACCGATGACCCGGCTGCGCGCCAGCGTCGCCAGACGGCTGGTCGAGGCGCAGCAGACGGCGGCGATGCTGACCACCTTCAATGAGGTCAACATGCAGCCGGTGATGGAGTTGCGCACCAAGTACAGGGATCAGTTCGAGAAGCGCCATGGGGTGCGGCTCGGTTTCATGTCCTTCTTCGTGCGCGCCTCGGTCGAGGCATTGAAGCGGTTTCCGGCGGTGAATGCCTCGATCGACGGCAATGACATCGTCTACCACGGTTACCAGGACATCGGCGTGGCGGTCTCGACCGACCGCGGACTGGTGGTGCCGATACTGCGCGATGCCGCACAGATGAGCCTGGCCAGGATCGAGGCGCAGGTGCGCGACTATGGCCTGAAGGCGCGTGATGGCAAGCTGACCATCGAGGAGATGCAGGGCGGTACCTTCACCCTCTCCAATGGCGGTGTTTTTGGTTCGCTGCTGTCGACGCCGATCCTCAATCCGCCGCAGACCGCCATTCTCGGCATGCACAAGGTGCAGGAGCGACCGATGGCGGTCGATGGCAAGATCGAGATTCTGCCGATGATGTATCTGGCGCTGAGCTACGACCATCGTCTGATCGATGGTCGCGAGGCGGTACAGTTCCTGGTCGCCATCAAGGATTTTCTCGAAGATCCCGCACGCATCCTGCTGGATCTGTAAAGGCCCGTGACAGGGGATCAATCACCACCACGCTGGAGAAAAGCTCATGGCAGGCAAGTTTGATGTGATCGTCATCGGCGCCGGTCCGGCCGGCTATGTGGCCGCGATCAAGTGCGCGCAGTTGGGCCTCAGCACCGCCTGTGTCGAGCAGTGGCGTCGTGATGGGCAGACCGTGCTGGGTGGCACCTGCCTCAATGTCGGCTGCATTCCCTCCAAGGCGCTGCTCGAATCGGCCCACAAGTACCGTGAGGCGAAAGAGCAACTCGCCGACCATGGCGTGCTGGCCAAAGAGGTGTCGCTCGATCTGGCGACCATGATGGCGCGCAAGGAGAAGATCGTCGGCAATCTCACGGGCGGCATCCAGGCGCTGTTCAAGGGCAACGGCGTCACCACGCTGGCCGGTCGCGGCCGGCTGCTGGCGGGCAAGCGGGTCGAGGTGACCGATGCCGCTGGCGCGGTCGAGGAGTACGAGGCCGAACATGTCATCATCGCTGCCGGTTCCGAGCCGATTCCGATTTCACAGGCGCCACTGGATGGTCACCATGTGGTCGACTCCTCGGCCGCGCTGGCCTTTGAAGAGGTGCCGAAGCGGCTGGGTGTGATCGGTGCCGGTGTCATCGGTCTGGAGCTGGGCAGTCTGTGGAGTGCGCTGGGTGCCGAGGTGGTGCTGCTCGAGGCGCAGGAGCGCTTCCTGCCGATGGTCGATCAGCGCATCGCCAAGGAGGCGCAGAAGCTGCTGACCCGGCAAGGGCTCACGATCCAACTGGGTGCCCGGGTGACCCACACCGAGGTCAAGGAGGGCGAAGTGCTGGTCAGGTACAGCAACGCCAAGGGCGATCAGGCGCTGCGGGTCGATCGCCTGATTGTTGCGGTGGGTCGCCGGGCGCAGACGGCCAACCTGCTGGCGGCCGATTGCGGTGTCAACCTCGATGAACGGGGCTCGATCTTCGTCAACGACCACTGCCGCACCGACGTGCCAGGGGTCTATGCGATCGGCGACGTCGTGCGTGGTCCGATGCTGGCGCACAAGGGCATGGAGGAGGGCATCATGGTGGCCGAGCGCATCGCGGGTCAACTGAGCCAGGTCAACTACGACTGCATCCCGTCGGTGATCTACACCCAGCCCGAAGTGGCCTGGGTGGGTGACACCGAAGAGGTGCTCAAGGCGCGCGCCGAACCGTACAAGGTCGGCAGTTTCGCCTTTGCCGCCAATGGTCGCGCCTTGGCCGCGCATCAGTCCGAAGGGTTGGTGCGGGTGCTGGCCCATGCCGAGAGCGATCGGGTTCTTGGCGTTCACATCATCGGCCCGCAGGCGTCGGAGCTGATCGCGCAGGCGGTGGTGGCGATGGAATTCTCTGCCAGTGCCGAGGATCTGGCGTTGACGGTCTTTGCCCATCCCACTCTCTCCGAGGCGGTTCACGAGGCGGCATTGTCAGTCAATGGCCAGGCGATTCACGCAGTGAACCGGGCAAGAAAGTAGCCACCCGGTGGTCGATCACGGAAATTTTCATTCAACCAGACGGACGGAAGTAACGAGATGAATCTGCATGAATATCAGGCCAAGCAGCTGTTTGCCGAGTATGGCCTGCCGGTGTCGAAGGGGGTGGTGGCCGACAGTGCCGCCGCCGCAGTCGAGGCGGCCAGCCTCATCGGCGGCGAACAGTGGGTGGTCAAGGCGCAGGTCCATGCCGGCGGGCGCGGCAAGGCGGGTGGCGTCAAACTGGTGCGCAGCAAGGCCGAGATCGAACAGTTTGCCCAGCAGTGGCTCGGCAAGCGGCTGGTGACCTATCAGACCGATGCCGATGGGCAGCCGGTCAACCAGATTCTGATCGAGAACTGCACCGACATCGACCGCGAGCTCTATCTGGGTGCAGTGGTCGACCGTGCATCGCAGCGGGTCGTCTTCATGGCGTCGAGCGAAGGTGGGGTCGAGATCGAAAAGGTGGCCGAGCGCAGCCCGGAGAAGATCCTGCAGGCGATCATCGATCCACTGGTCGGCGCACAGCCCTACCAGGCGCGGGAGATCGCCTTCCAGCTCGGCCTCAATGACAAGCAGGTCAAACAGTTCACCGACCTGTTCGTGCGCCTGAGCCGGCTGTTCCATGAGTGCGATCTGGCACTGCTGGAGATCAACCCGCTGGTGATCACCCAACAGGGCGACCTGCACTGTCTCGATGCCAAGATCAACATCGATGGCAATGCACTCTACCGGCAGCCGAAACTGAAGGCGCTGCATGACCCGAGCCAGGAGGATGCCCGCGAGCGCGAGGCCGCGGCCTGGGAGCTCAACTATGTCGCGCTGGAGGGCAACATCGGCTGCATGGTCAATGGCGCTGGTCTGGCGATGGGCACCATGGACATCATCAAGCACCATGGCGGCAATCCGGCCAACTTCCTCGATGTCGGCGGCGGTGCGACCAAGGAGCGGGTCAGCGCGGCTTTCAAACTGATTCTGTCCGATGAGAAGGTCAAGGCGGTGCTGATCAACATCTTTGGCGGCATCGTGCGCTGCGACCTGATCGCCGAGGGGGTGATCGGTGCGGTCGAGGAGGTGGGCGTCAAGATTCCGGTCGTGGTGCGGCTGGAGGGCAACAACGCCAGACTGGGCGCACAGATACTGGCCGATAGCGGCCTCAACATCATTGCTGCACAGAGTCTGACCGACGCAGCACAACAGGTCGTCAAGGCCGCGGAGCGTCAGCCATGAGCATTCTGATCGACAAAGACACCAAGGTGCTCTGCCAGGGCTTCACCGGCGCGCAGGCGACGCTCCATTCCGAGCAGGCGCTCGACTATGGCACCCGACTGGTGGGCGGCGTGACGCCGAACAAGGGCGGCCAGACCCATCTGGGCCTGCCGGTGTTCAATACCATGCGTGAGGCGGTCGAGGCGACGGCCGCCGATGCTTCGGTCATCTACGTGCCGGCGCCGTTCTGCAAGGATTCGATCCTCGAAGCGGCCCACTCCGGCGTCAAGCTGGTGGTCTGCATCACCGAGGGCATCCCGACCCTCGACATGTTGCAGTGCAAGCTGGTGTGCGACCGGCTGGGTGTCCGGCTGATCGGCCCCAACTGTCCCGGTGTCATCACCCCCGGCGAGTGCAAGATCGGCATCATGCCCGGCGACATCCATCTGCCCGGCAAGGTCGGCATCGTCTCCCGCTCCGGCACCCTCACCTATGAGGCGGTCAAGCAGACCAGCGACTTCGGCTTTGGCCAGAGCAGTTGCGTCGGCATCGGTGGCGATCCGATTCCGGGCAGCAGCTTCATCGACATCCTGGGACTGTTCCAGGCCGACCCCGGGACCGAGGCGATCGTCATGGTCGGCGAGATCGGTGGCAGCGCCGAGGAGGAGGCTGCCCGCTTCATCAAGCAGCATGTCACCAAACCGGTGGTCTCCTACATCGCCGGCGTCACCGCGCCAGCCGGCAAGCGGATGGGCCACGCCGGCGCCATCATCTCCGGCGGCAAGGGCACTGCGGCCGAAAAGTTCGCCGCGCTCGAAGCAGCTGGTGTGCGCACCGTGCGCAGTCTGGCCGACATCGGCAAGGCGATTGCCGAGGTGACCGGCTGGTAGAGCGCGTGACGCCGCTGGGAATCGAAGGGGCGGTTGCCGCAGGGTGACCGCCCCTTTCGTTACGGTCCAGTCAGCATCGAGTCGAACCTGCGGCTGGGCCATGCAGCGGACGATCGGCTTGAAAAGCCCGGCAACTCCCCCATATTCCCCAGTCAAATCCATCGTTCGAACAGCGCGGCCGGGCACTGCCTCCGCGCCCTGCAAGGAGTCGTCTGACCACATGAGTGCACCACAGCAAGCGCAAACCTACGGATTCCAGACCGAAGCGAAGCAACTGCTTCATCTGATGATCCATTCGCTCTACAGCAACAAGGAGATCTTTCTGCGCGAGCTGATCTCCAACGCCTCCGACGCC encodes:
- the lpdA gene encoding dihydrolipoyl dehydrogenase — its product is MAGKFDVIVIGAGPAGYVAAIKCAQLGLSTACVEQWRRDGQTVLGGTCLNVGCIPSKALLESAHKYREAKEQLADHGVLAKEVSLDLATMMARKEKIVGNLTGGIQALFKGNGVTTLAGRGRLLAGKRVEVTDAAGAVEEYEAEHVIIAAGSEPIPISQAPLDGHHVVDSSAALAFEEVPKRLGVIGAGVIGLELGSLWSALGAEVVLLEAQERFLPMVDQRIAKEAQKLLTRQGLTIQLGARVTHTEVKEGEVLVRYSNAKGDQALRVDRLIVAVGRRAQTANLLAADCGVNLDERGSIFVNDHCRTDVPGVYAIGDVVRGPMLAHKGMEEGIMVAERIAGQLSQVNYDCIPSVIYTQPEVAWVGDTEEVLKARAEPYKVGSFAFAANGRALAAHQSEGLVRVLAHAESDRVLGVHIIGPQASELIAQAVVAMEFSASAEDLALTVFAHPTLSEAVHEAALSVNGQAIHAVNRARK
- a CDS encoding 2-oxoglutarate dehydrogenase E1 component, whose protein sequence is MTEPSMEMLWRSGHISGGNANYVEALYDSYLRDPNSVPEAWRNYFDSLPQVANVVVQDVPHSTIREQFLQIGRQAHRGELALAADRDHQQLQVRVLQLIDAYRHRGHQKARLDPLGLQQRPAVPDLELTYHGLSAADFSTRFQTGAPSLAQGEATLKEIVEALEQTYCQTVGVEYMHIVDSQQKLWLQQRLESVRSHPDYSVEVKHHLLERLVAAEGLEKLLGSRFPGTKRFGLEGGESLIPLVDALIQRAGGYGAKEIVIGMAHRGRLNVLVNNFGKNPAELFEEFEGLHAHGAGSGDVKYHQGFSSNVMTSVGQTHLALLFNPSHLEIVTPVVAGSVRARQDRRNDPLGNQVVPVAIHGDAAFAGQGVVMETLQMSQVRGYRIGGTIHIIVNNQVGFTTSRADDARSTEYCTDVAKMVQAPIFHVNGDDPEAVLFVTQLAVDYRETFRRDVVIDMVCYRRRGHNEADEPSGTQPLMYAKIRTLPSTMQLYSDRLVNSGVISRELVDAWIADYRKALEEGRHVAKSLVTEPNLKLFVDWTPYLGHDYWSATADTRFELRQLQQLAAEVCKVPEGVVVQKQVDKIIDDRRKMIAGALPLNWGFAETMAYATLLTEGHPVRLMGQDSGRGTFSHRHAVIHNQKDGSPHVPLANIPGVTARFTLHDSLLSEEAALAFEYGYATTNPRALVIWEAQFGDFVNGAQVVIDQFIASGETKWGRLCGLVMFLPHGYEGQGPEHSSARLERFMQLCAEHNIQVCIPTTPAQIFHLLRRQMLRPLRKPLIVMTPKSLLRHKLAISSLEDLAEGEFKLVIPESVPLEASQVRRIVLCSGKVYYDLIEAREAAQREDAAVIRIEQFYPFPHEQLQQAMAPFAQAQQVIWCQEEPMNQGVWYSSQHHMSHVLGRLNPGWKLDYVGREASAAPATGYLSLHVEQQQRLVKEALGL
- the odhB gene encoding 2-oxoglutarate dehydrogenase complex dihydrolipoyllysine-residue succinyltransferase, with protein sequence MMLEIKAPSFPESISDGTVATWHKKVGEAVLRDEVLVDIETDKVVMEVVAPADGRLSEILKPEGETVLSTELIGLFEAGSALTGTQPSAEPPAAAAAQSQQPLVNPAARRLVQAHGLTPEQIAATGKGGRLTKGDVLQHLEQGQPPAQPVPAVSTATSPRAAEPAVVAESGARIEKRVPMTRLRASVARRLVEAQQTAAMLTTFNEVNMQPVMELRTKYRDQFEKRHGVRLGFMSFFVRASVEALKRFPAVNASIDGNDIVYHGYQDIGVAVSTDRGLVVPILRDAAQMSLARIEAQVRDYGLKARDGKLTIEEMQGGTFTLSNGGVFGSLLSTPILNPPQTAILGMHKVQERPMAVDGKIEILPMMYLALSYDHRLIDGREAVQFLVAIKDFLEDPARILLDL
- the sucD gene encoding succinate--CoA ligase subunit alpha, coding for MSILIDKDTKVLCQGFTGAQATLHSEQALDYGTRLVGGVTPNKGGQTHLGLPVFNTMREAVEATAADASVIYVPAPFCKDSILEAAHSGVKLVVCITEGIPTLDMLQCKLVCDRLGVRLIGPNCPGVITPGECKIGIMPGDIHLPGKVGIVSRSGTLTYEAVKQTSDFGFGQSSCVGIGGDPIPGSSFIDILGLFQADPGTEAIVMVGEIGGSAEEEAARFIKQHVTKPVVSYIAGVTAPAGKRMGHAGAIISGGKGTAAEKFAALEAAGVRTVRSLADIGKAIAEVTGW
- the sucC gene encoding ADP-forming succinate--CoA ligase subunit beta, translating into MNLHEYQAKQLFAEYGLPVSKGVVADSAAAAVEAASLIGGEQWVVKAQVHAGGRGKAGGVKLVRSKAEIEQFAQQWLGKRLVTYQTDADGQPVNQILIENCTDIDRELYLGAVVDRASQRVVFMASSEGGVEIEKVAERSPEKILQAIIDPLVGAQPYQAREIAFQLGLNDKQVKQFTDLFVRLSRLFHECDLALLEINPLVITQQGDLHCLDAKINIDGNALYRQPKLKALHDPSQEDAREREAAAWELNYVALEGNIGCMVNGAGLAMGTMDIIKHHGGNPANFLDVGGGATKERVSAAFKLILSDEKVKAVLINIFGGIVRCDLIAEGVIGAVEEVGVKIPVVVRLEGNNARLGAQILADSGLNIIAAQSLTDAAQQVVKAAERQP